A part of Aegilops tauschii subsp. strangulata cultivar AL8/78 chromosome 2, Aet v6.0, whole genome shotgun sequence genomic DNA contains:
- the LOC109746057 gene encoding uncharacterized protein, whose product MSFPESRYIGELDTNSQNPPSHIIHAKPLPFFTVTPVRNDDRSPSCRLAVIDRIASRRTMTVPVSLLVSSGLCVGVSACVPTGLAFHASFALSLVYLVRVLSPELVDGFFGLVDAVVQEDLRNARAFFRDDPLIAPIYACAEEQARRAHAFAAEAIDGLERKARAQLSSLMEAAVAAFLWLRLAAGVTNLLATVLITAALNEAKSRAPSVLRWRGVKGFRPPPREEAEAVAAAANSRTSRGTTVLVAWISAIVAYCTLVFTINGICNGITSFAMCFPCFAALCGFALMEAERVYLWDSYVIDTRGGGSNTANPRRRAGNAAGGAITEKDMRDAWECLWFVIIMMHCIDACFLGLMLGKRPFVLASLAIYNVAALASARKAYLTTDEGEDADGAHVNVNKWHNAAMTVLAIDVAKVVATYVVLDFYLGALLFVSLGAKAVFLLDRAIYLSDEGASGDDDSNLEGAGLAGEVAGETEGSDDDTQEVADLAGDVAGDAEGSDDIGAENSSDIAVSEHEEEEDSATEKHSDVSDSEEQRRAESDYSSSSVDDWTFVGADPMMPTNVNGGANRRFGFLP is encoded by the coding sequence ATGTCGTTTCCCGAATCCCGATACATCGGAGAGTTGGATACCAACTCACAGAACCCTCCGTCCCATATAATCCACGCAAAACCCCTTCCTTTTTTCACCGTAACACCCGTACGCAACGACGATCGATCGCCATCTTGCCGACTTGCCGTGATCGATCGCATCGCATCGCGCCGCACCATGACGGTCCCGGTGTCGCTCCTCGTCTCGTCGGGTCTCTGCGTCGGCGTGTCGGCGTGCGTGCCCACGGGCCTCGCGTTCCACGCCTCCTTCGCGCTCTCCCTCGTCTACCTCGTGCGCGTCCTGTCGCCGGAGCTCGTCGACGGCTTCTTCGGCCTGGTGGACGCCGTCGTGCAGGAAGACCTGCGCAACGCCCGCGCCTTCTTCAGAGATGACCCCTTGATCGCGCCCATCTACGCCTGCGCCGAGGAGCAAGCGCGCCGCGCCCACGCGTTTGCCGCGGAGGCGATCGATGGCCTGGAGAGGAAGGCGAGGGCGCAGCTGAGCAGCCTGATGGAGGCGGCGGTCGCGGCGTTCCTTTGGCTCCGTCTGGCCGCCGGAGTAACCAATCTTCTGGCGACCGTCCTGATCACCGCTGCGCTCAACGAAGCGAAAAGCCGAGCGCCGTCGGTCCTGAGGTGGAGGGGCGTGAAGGGGTTCAGACCGCCGCCGagagaggaggcggaggcggtggcggcggcggcgaactccCGCACCAGTCGTGGCACCACGGTGCTCGTCGCATGGATCTCGGCGATCGTCGCGTACTGCACGCTAGTGTTCACCATCAACGGCATCTGCAACGGCATCACGTCGTTCGCGATGTGCTTCCCATGCTTCGCCGCGCTCTGCGGCTTTGCGCTCATGGAGGCCGAGAGGGTTTACCTGTGGGACTCGTACGTCATCGATACCAGGGGCGGCGGCAGCAACACGGCCAATCCAAGACGGCGAGCCGGCAATGCCGCGGGTGGAGCAATCACGGAGAAGGACATGCGGGACGCGTGGGAGTGCCTCTGGTTCGTCATCATCATGATGCACTGCATCGACGCCTGCTTCCTCGGCCTCATGCTGGGGAAGCGGCCGTTTGTGCTCGCGTCCCTGGCCATCTACAACGTCGCCGCCCTTGCGTCTGCCCGGAAGGCTTACCTGACGACGGACGAAGGCGAGGACGCCGACGGAGCGCACGTGAACGTGAACAAGTGGCACAACGCCGCCATGACGGTGTTGGCAATAGACGTCGCCAAGGTCGTTGCCACCTACGTCGTGCTCGACTTTTACCTGGGTGCGCTGTTGTTCGTGTCTCTCGGTGCCAAGGCGGTGTTCTTGCTGGACAGGGCGATTTACTTGTCGGATGAGGGTGCCTCGGGGGACGACGACAGCAATCTTGAGGGTGCTGGCCTAGCCGGGGAAGTCGCCGGAGAAACGGAAGGTTCTGACGACGATACTCAGGAGGTTGCTGATCTGGCTGGGGATGTTGCCGGAGATGCCGAAGGTTCTGACGACATTGGTGCAGAGAATTCGAGTGACATCGCTGTTTCCGaacatgaagaggaagaagactcGGCCACCGAGAAGCACTCCGATGTATCGGATTCAGAGGAGCAGCGTCGTGCAGAATCAGACTACAGCAGCAGCAGCGTGGACGACTGGACTTTCGTAGGCGCCGACCCTATGATGCCTACCAATGTTAACGGTGGCGCCAACCGGAGGTTCGGGTTTTTGCCGTAG
- the LOC109746056 gene encoding casparian strip membrane protein 1, which translates to MSTSEAATVIPVYDVAPGQGAPSNSKAPAAAPPAAAPAAATTTTPRKFPMRFFRRSDRGSRCMAFLDLLLRIAAFGPALAAAIATGTSDETLSVFTEFFQFRARFDDFPAFLFLMVASAIAAGYLLLSLPFSAVVVLRPQTTVLRLLLLVCDTIMLGLLTAGAAAAAAIVDLAHSGNERANWVPICMQFHGFCRRTSGAVVASFLSVFIFVLLVVLAAFSIRKR; encoded by the exons ATGAGCACCAGCGAGGCCGCCACTGTCATCCCCGTTTACGACGTCGCCCCCggccagggcgcgccctccaactCCAAGGCCCCCGCGGCGGCGCCTCCGGCTGCCGCTCCAGCCGCGGCCACGACGACGACGCCGCGCAAGTTCCCCATGCGGTTCTTCCGGCGTAGCGACCGCGGCAGCCGGTGCATGGCGTTCCTCGACCTCCTGCTGAGGATCGCGGCGTTCGGGCCCGCGCTCGCGGCGGCCATCGCCACCGGCACGTCCGACGAGACGCTCTCCGTCTTCACCGAGTTCTTCCAGTTCCGCGCCCGTTTCGACGACTTCCCGGCCTTCCT GTTCCTCATGGTGGCGAGTGCGATCGCCGCGGGGTACCTGCTCTTATCGCTCCCGTTCTCCGCCGTCGTCGTGCTGCGGCCTCAAACCACCGTCCTGAGGCTTCTCTTGCTCGTCTGCGACACG ATCATGCTCGGGCTGCTGACGGcgggggcagcggcggcggcggccatcgTGGACCTGGCGCACAGCGGGAACGAGCGCGCCAACTGGGTGCCCATCTGCATGCAGTTCCACGGCTTCTGCCGGCGCACGAGCGGCGCAGTCGTGGCCTCCTTCCTCTCGGTCTTCATCTTCGTGctcctcgtcgtcctcgccgCCTTCTCCATCAGGAAGCGCTGA